One genomic window of Arachis stenosperma cultivar V10309 chromosome 10, arast.V10309.gnm1.PFL2, whole genome shotgun sequence includes the following:
- the LOC130958127 gene encoding putative disease resistance protein RGA1 isoform X1, whose product MAEQIPYGVATSLINKIASLAFREIGRIYGVMDDLEKLKDTLESIRLVLSDAELKQGQNATVAHWIKRFKQVLYDADDLLDDVFIKDLRPQRMSQVRGFFSKSANPILFRAKLARKIENIRKEFNNVAQDMSILNLNPSSVILKQDECAWRETSSSVLQSEIIGREENKNDIVNLLKQTHPNQNVSLIVVVGMGGLGKTALAQLVYNAAKDQNLFQKYMWVCVSEDFEVKTVLKKMLESLRKDAGGDSLEALHQKLREELNGQNYMLVLDDVWNEDHLKWGDLRTHLMCGGQGSKLLVTTRSTLVSQAMGIDEPYVLRGLTDEQSWTLLKNLTFGEDSSRMSSELQTIGEEVAKKCKGVPLAIKTIGGFLRIRVEEIDQWSSLLHGAIWRLCEEEKSIMPVLNLSYRNLGPELRQCFAYCCLYPKDSVIQKNELIQLWMAQGYLASSIETQSMQDVGNQYVNILLMRSFFQDASTDKCGGIESFKMHDLMHDLATLVAGNDCYLHTEGKAIVGRPMHVAFETSTDCSLDVFDVYKLRTIIRCKIATNLVGKLSFMEKLKCLRALNLSFYSITQLPKSIDKVKHLRYLDLSYSRNLSLPESMGNLVCLQTLKLKVCESLVSLPESIGNLICLQTLKLERCRSLVSLPESIGNLNCLQSLELNDCWSLVFPTKIITKLINLKKLDIECCKAFEDGMPVGLGKLISLQSLPSFVVGNSEKDTSGKLNELKELVDLRGKLTISKLGLVKDAALESQETNMRSKKHIQYLSLLWGRSSDSTEHEIKSSESLMLLDSLCPHQNLRSLHVNGFPGARFSDWLISLTNIAHISLDNLPNCKHLPPLETLPCLRELDIRNMRSLEWMDYYENIGDVFFPSLEQLWFRSCENLRGWEKNANETQNHLSLPPFPRLSYLQIHDCPKLTCMPSFPHLVWQLMLKSCSVKPMLETCMVRHQSSSISPLSALNSLQLSEVTGIEAMANDWMKNLTSLQSLQLGGSPAIQILSRHLQYLPSQLQQLQISFDDDKLDLWKHTQGSCPPHALSSLQKISFFGCLNMKALPEQIGDLQSLRHIEITFCFKLESLDEAERCLTNIHTLFINHCPLLARRYNAESGEDWPKIAHIPDIHVDGVRD is encoded by the coding sequence ATGGCTGAACAAATCCCCTATGGTGTTGCCACTTCACTCATCAACAAGATTGCTTCACTTGCCTTTCGTGAAATCGGGAGGATCTATGGAGTCATGGATGACTTGGAGAAGCTGAAGGACACTTTGGAATCCATCAGACTCGTGCTTTCTGATGCTGAGCTCAAACAAGGCCAGAATGCTACTGTTGCCCACTGGATCAAAAGGTTCAAACAAGTGCTCTATGATGCTGATGACTTGCTTGATGACGTCTTCATTAAAGACTTGCGCCCCCAAAGAATGAGTCAGGTGCGTGGCTTCTTTTCCAAATCTGCGAATCCAATTCTTTTCCGTGCTAAGTTAGCTCGTAAGATTGAGAATATTCGAAAGGAGTTTAATAATGTTGCTCAAGATATGTCTATATTGAACCTGAATCCAAGTTCGGTAATTCTTAAGCAAGACGAGTGTGCGTGGAGGGAAACAAGTTCTTCCGTTTTGCAATCAGAGATAATTGGAAGGGAAGAGAATAAGAATGACATTGTTAACCTGCTGAAGCAAACCCATCCAAACCAAAATGtttctttaattgttgttgttggtatGGGGGGTTTAGGCAAGACAGCCCTTGCTCAGCTCGTTTATAATGCTGCTAAAGACCAGAACCTCTTTCAGAAATACATGTGGGTGTGTGTTTCAGAAGATTTCGAGGTGAAAACTGTCTTGAAGAAGATGCTGGAGTCCTTGAGGAAGGACGCTGGTGGTGACTCATTAGAGGCCCTACATCAAAAGTTGCGAGAAGAATTGAATGGGCAAAATTATATGCTCGTGCTCGATGACGTGTGGAATGAAGATCATTTAAAGTGGGGTGATTTAAGAACTCATTTGATGTGTGGAGGTCAAGGCAGTAAGCTATTAGTAACGACTCGTAGCACATTGGTTTCTCAGGCAATGGGTATTGACGAGCCCTATGTTTTGAGAGGTTTGACAGATGAGCAATCATGGACATTGCTAAAGAACCTGACATTTGGTGAAGATAGCAGCAGGATGAGCTCTGAATTGCAGACAATCGGAGAGGAAGTTGCAAAGAAGTGTAAAGGAGTGCCATTGGCGATCAAAACAATAGGAGGCTTCTTACGGATAAGGGTTGAAGAAATTGATCAATGGTCAAGTCTTTTGCATGGTGCTATTTGGAGGTTATGTGAAGAAGAGAAGAGTATCATGCCTGTGCTAAATTTGAGTTACCGAAATTTGGGTCCTGAACTAAGACAATGTTTTGCTTATTGTTGTCTATATCCAAAGGATTCAGTAATCCAAAAGAATGAATTGATTCAATTGTGGATGGCTCAAGGTTATCTTGCAAGTTCAATTGAAACACAATCTATGCAAGATGTAGGTAATCAATATGTCAACATTTTGTTAATGAGATCATTTTTTCAGGATGCATCAACAGATAAATGTGGCGGTATTGAGTCCTTCAAAATGCATGATTTGATGCATGATCTTGCAACATTGGTAGCTGGAAATGACTGTTACTTACATACCGAGGGAAAAGCAATTGTTGGAAGACCCATGCATGTGGCATTTGAAACTAGCACCGATTGTTCATTGGATGTGTTTGATGTTTACAAATTACGGACAATCATCCGTTGCAAGATTGCCACCAATTTAGTGGGCAAACTGTCTTTTATGGAAAAACTAAAGTGTCTTCGTGCTTTGAATTTGTCATTTTATTCTATCACTCAGCTGCCAAAGTCCATTGATAAAGTCAAACATTTAAGATATCTTGATCTTTCATACTCCAGAAACCTAAGTTTGCCTGAATCAATGGGCAATCTTGTTTGTTTacaaacattaaaattaaaagtctGTGAATCTTTAGTTAGTTTGCCTGAATCGATTGGCAATCTTATTTGTTTACAAACATTAAAATTAGAACGTTGTAGATCTTTAGTTAGTTTGCCAGAGTCGATTGGCAATCTTAATTGTTTACAATCATTGGAATTAAATGATTGTTGGAGTCTTGTTTTTCctacaaaaataattacaaaattgaTCAATTTGAAGAAGCTTGACATTGAATGTTGTAAAGCCTTTGAAGACGGCATGCCAGTAGGATTGGGGAAATTGATTTCATTGCAATCCTTACCAAGTTTTGTAGTAGGAAATAGCGAAAAGGATACAAGTGGCAAATTGAATGAATTGAAAGAGCTTGTTGACCTCAGAGGCAAATTGACCATTAGTAAATTGGGTTTGGTAAAGGACGCGGCATTGGAATCTCAGGAGACAAATATGAGATCAAAGAAACACATTCAATACCTTTCTCTGTTATGGGGGCGAAGCTCTGATTCCACTgaacatgaaataaaaagtAGTGAGAGCTTGATGTTATTGGATAGTCTTTGTCCTCATCAGAATCTGAGATCACTACATGTGAATGGCTTTCCAGGAGCAAGGTTTTCAGATTGGCTTATCTCGCTAACTAATATTGCTCATATATCTCTTGACAATCTTCCCAATTGCAAACATCTCCCACCTTTGGAAACACTGCCTTGTCTTCGTGAGCTGGACATTCGTAATATGAGATCGCTGGAGTGGATGGATTATTATGAAAATATTGGCGATGTGTTCTTCCCATCTTTGGAGCAACTCTGGTTCCGCTCCTGTGAGAATCTGAGGGGATGGGAGAAGAATGCAAATGAGACTCAAAACCATCTTTCTCTCCCTCCTTTTCCCCGTCTCTCTTATCTTCAAATTCATGATTGTCCAAAGTTGACCTGCATGCCTTCTTTCCCACACCTCGTATGGCAGTTGATGTTAAAAAGCTGTAGCGTGAAGCCCATGTTAGAAACATGTATGGTCAGGCATCAGTCTTCATCCATCTCTCCTCTCTCTGCTCTCAACAGCTTGCAGCTTTCGGAAGTTACAGGGATAGAAGCAATGGCAAATGACTGGATGAAAAACCTCACATCGCTCCAGAGTCTCCAACTTGGTGGATCGCCAGCCATTCAGATTCTGTCACGACACTTGCAATATCTTCCTTCTCAACTTCAGCAGTTGCAGATAAGTTTCGATGATGACAAGCTTGACCTCTGGAAACACACACAAGGTAGCTGTCCTCCTCACGCGCTCTCTTCTCTGCAGAAAATCTCCTTCTTTGGTTGTCTGAACATGAAGGCTTTACCAGAGCAGATCGGCGACCTCCAATCTCTGAGGCATATTGAGATTACATTCTGCTTTAAATTAGAGTCATTGGATGAAGCTGAGCGTTGCCTTACCAACATACACACACTATTCATCAATCATTGTCCACTCCTGGCGCGCAGATATAACGCTGAAAGTGGAGAAGATTGGCCCAAGATTGCTCATATCCCAGACATACACGTAGACGGTGTTAGAGATTGA
- the LOC130958127 gene encoding putative disease resistance protein RGA1 isoform X2 — MAEQIPYGVATSLINKIASLAFREIGRIYGVMDDLEKLKDTLESIRLVLSDAELKQGQNATVAHWIKRFKQVLYDADDLLDDVFIKDLRPQRMSQVRGFFSKSANPILFRAKLARKIENIRKEFNNVAQDMSILNLNPSSVILKQDECAWRETSSSVLQSEIIGREENKNDIVNLLKQTHPNQNVSLIVVVGMGGLGKTALAQLVYNAAKDQNLFQKYMWVCVSEDFEVKTVLKKMLESLRKDAGGDSLEALHQKLREELNGQNYMLVLDDVWNEDHLKWGDLRTHLMCGGQGSKLLVTTRSTLVSQAMGIDEPYVLRGLTDEQSWTLLKNLTFGEDSSRMSSELQTIGEEVAKKCKGVPLAIKTIGGFLRIRVEEIDQWSSLLHGAIWRLCEEEKSIMPVLNLSYRNLGPELRQCFAYCCLYPKDSVIQKNELIQLWMAQGYLASSIETQSMQDVGNQYVNILLMRSFFQDASTDKCGGIESFKMHDLMHDLATLVAGNDCYLHTEGKAIVGRPMHVAFETSTDCSLDVFDVYKLRTIIRCKIATNLVGKLSFMEKLKCLRALNLSFYSITQLPKSIDKVKHLRYLDLSYSRNLSLPESMGNLVCLQTLKLKVCESLVSLPESIGNLICLQTLKLERCRSLVSLPESIGNLNCLQSLELNDCWSLVFPTKIITKLINLKKLDIECCKAFEDGMPVGLGKLISLQSLPSFVVGNSEKDTSGKLNELKELVDLRGKLTISKLGLVKDAALESQETNMRSKKHIQYLSLLWGRSSDSTEHEIKSSESLMLLDSLCPHQNLRSLHVNGFPGARFSDWLISLTNIAHISLDNLPNCKHLPPLETLPCLRELDIRNMRSLEWMDYYENIGDVFFPSLEQLWFRSCENLRGWEKNANETQNHLSLPPFPRLSYLQIHDCPKLTCMPSFPHLVWQLMLKSCSVKPMLETCMVRHQSSSISPLSALNSLQLSEVTGIEAMANDWMKNLTSLQSLQLGGSPAIQILSRHLQYLPSQLQQLQISFDDDKLDLWKHTQEQIGDLQSLRHIEITFCFKLESLDEAERCLTNIHTLFINHCPLLARRYNAESGEDWPKIAHIPDIHVDGVRD; from the exons ATGGCTGAACAAATCCCCTATGGTGTTGCCACTTCACTCATCAACAAGATTGCTTCACTTGCCTTTCGTGAAATCGGGAGGATCTATGGAGTCATGGATGACTTGGAGAAGCTGAAGGACACTTTGGAATCCATCAGACTCGTGCTTTCTGATGCTGAGCTCAAACAAGGCCAGAATGCTACTGTTGCCCACTGGATCAAAAGGTTCAAACAAGTGCTCTATGATGCTGATGACTTGCTTGATGACGTCTTCATTAAAGACTTGCGCCCCCAAAGAATGAGTCAGGTGCGTGGCTTCTTTTCCAAATCTGCGAATCCAATTCTTTTCCGTGCTAAGTTAGCTCGTAAGATTGAGAATATTCGAAAGGAGTTTAATAATGTTGCTCAAGATATGTCTATATTGAACCTGAATCCAAGTTCGGTAATTCTTAAGCAAGACGAGTGTGCGTGGAGGGAAACAAGTTCTTCCGTTTTGCAATCAGAGATAATTGGAAGGGAAGAGAATAAGAATGACATTGTTAACCTGCTGAAGCAAACCCATCCAAACCAAAATGtttctttaattgttgttgttggtatGGGGGGTTTAGGCAAGACAGCCCTTGCTCAGCTCGTTTATAATGCTGCTAAAGACCAGAACCTCTTTCAGAAATACATGTGGGTGTGTGTTTCAGAAGATTTCGAGGTGAAAACTGTCTTGAAGAAGATGCTGGAGTCCTTGAGGAAGGACGCTGGTGGTGACTCATTAGAGGCCCTACATCAAAAGTTGCGAGAAGAATTGAATGGGCAAAATTATATGCTCGTGCTCGATGACGTGTGGAATGAAGATCATTTAAAGTGGGGTGATTTAAGAACTCATTTGATGTGTGGAGGTCAAGGCAGTAAGCTATTAGTAACGACTCGTAGCACATTGGTTTCTCAGGCAATGGGTATTGACGAGCCCTATGTTTTGAGAGGTTTGACAGATGAGCAATCATGGACATTGCTAAAGAACCTGACATTTGGTGAAGATAGCAGCAGGATGAGCTCTGAATTGCAGACAATCGGAGAGGAAGTTGCAAAGAAGTGTAAAGGAGTGCCATTGGCGATCAAAACAATAGGAGGCTTCTTACGGATAAGGGTTGAAGAAATTGATCAATGGTCAAGTCTTTTGCATGGTGCTATTTGGAGGTTATGTGAAGAAGAGAAGAGTATCATGCCTGTGCTAAATTTGAGTTACCGAAATTTGGGTCCTGAACTAAGACAATGTTTTGCTTATTGTTGTCTATATCCAAAGGATTCAGTAATCCAAAAGAATGAATTGATTCAATTGTGGATGGCTCAAGGTTATCTTGCAAGTTCAATTGAAACACAATCTATGCAAGATGTAGGTAATCAATATGTCAACATTTTGTTAATGAGATCATTTTTTCAGGATGCATCAACAGATAAATGTGGCGGTATTGAGTCCTTCAAAATGCATGATTTGATGCATGATCTTGCAACATTGGTAGCTGGAAATGACTGTTACTTACATACCGAGGGAAAAGCAATTGTTGGAAGACCCATGCATGTGGCATTTGAAACTAGCACCGATTGTTCATTGGATGTGTTTGATGTTTACAAATTACGGACAATCATCCGTTGCAAGATTGCCACCAATTTAGTGGGCAAACTGTCTTTTATGGAAAAACTAAAGTGTCTTCGTGCTTTGAATTTGTCATTTTATTCTATCACTCAGCTGCCAAAGTCCATTGATAAAGTCAAACATTTAAGATATCTTGATCTTTCATACTCCAGAAACCTAAGTTTGCCTGAATCAATGGGCAATCTTGTTTGTTTacaaacattaaaattaaaagtctGTGAATCTTTAGTTAGTTTGCCTGAATCGATTGGCAATCTTATTTGTTTACAAACATTAAAATTAGAACGTTGTAGATCTTTAGTTAGTTTGCCAGAGTCGATTGGCAATCTTAATTGTTTACAATCATTGGAATTAAATGATTGTTGGAGTCTTGTTTTTCctacaaaaataattacaaaattgaTCAATTTGAAGAAGCTTGACATTGAATGTTGTAAAGCCTTTGAAGACGGCATGCCAGTAGGATTGGGGAAATTGATTTCATTGCAATCCTTACCAAGTTTTGTAGTAGGAAATAGCGAAAAGGATACAAGTGGCAAATTGAATGAATTGAAAGAGCTTGTTGACCTCAGAGGCAAATTGACCATTAGTAAATTGGGTTTGGTAAAGGACGCGGCATTGGAATCTCAGGAGACAAATATGAGATCAAAGAAACACATTCAATACCTTTCTCTGTTATGGGGGCGAAGCTCTGATTCCACTgaacatgaaataaaaagtAGTGAGAGCTTGATGTTATTGGATAGTCTTTGTCCTCATCAGAATCTGAGATCACTACATGTGAATGGCTTTCCAGGAGCAAGGTTTTCAGATTGGCTTATCTCGCTAACTAATATTGCTCATATATCTCTTGACAATCTTCCCAATTGCAAACATCTCCCACCTTTGGAAACACTGCCTTGTCTTCGTGAGCTGGACATTCGTAATATGAGATCGCTGGAGTGGATGGATTATTATGAAAATATTGGCGATGTGTTCTTCCCATCTTTGGAGCAACTCTGGTTCCGCTCCTGTGAGAATCTGAGGGGATGGGAGAAGAATGCAAATGAGACTCAAAACCATCTTTCTCTCCCTCCTTTTCCCCGTCTCTCTTATCTTCAAATTCATGATTGTCCAAAGTTGACCTGCATGCCTTCTTTCCCACACCTCGTATGGCAGTTGATGTTAAAAAGCTGTAGCGTGAAGCCCATGTTAGAAACATGTATGGTCAGGCATCAGTCTTCATCCATCTCTCCTCTCTCTGCTCTCAACAGCTTGCAGCTTTCGGAAGTTACAGGGATAGAAGCAATGGCAAATGACTGGATGAAAAACCTCACATCGCTCCAGAGTCTCCAACTTGGTGGATCGCCAGCCATTCAGATTCTGTCACGACACTTGCAATATCTTCCTTCTCAACTTCAGCAGTTGCAGATAAGTTTCGATGATGACAAGCTTGACCTCTGGAAACACACACAAG AGCAGATCGGCGACCTCCAATCTCTGAGGCATATTGAGATTACATTCTGCTTTAAATTAGAGTCATTGGATGAAGCTGAGCGTTGCCTTACCAACATACACACACTATTCATCAATCATTGTCCACTCCTGGCGCGCAGATATAACGCTGAAAGTGGAGAAGATTGGCCCAAGATTGCTCATATCCCAGACATACACGTAGACGGTGTTAGAGATTGA
- the LOC130958131 gene encoding jasmonate-induced oxygenase 2-like — MIQVWSNEAYESVEHRVMVNSEKERFSIPCFLNPSHYTMVEPLEELVNENNPAKYKPYNWGKFLVTRKRSNFMKLDVENIQIYNFKV; from the exons ATGATTCAG GTTTGGAGCAATGAAGCATATGAAAGTGTTGAGCATAGGGTTATGGTGAACTCTGAGAAAGAAAGGTTTTCAATTCCATGCTTTTTGAATCCTTCACACTACACCATGGTGGAACCATTAGAGGAGCTGGTAAATGAGAACAACCCTGCCAAATACAAGCCTTACAACTGGGGCAAGTTTTTAGTCACTAGAAAGCGCAGCAATTTCATGAAGCTTGATGTTGaaaatattcaaatttataatttcaaggtttag